atttattctctccaaatcctaattggatgtgaaattgtgaaaatttgggcTATCCATACTCTAAAAGGAATGTGTCCTTTCGgaattctaattggatttggaagatagaataaagggtaggcacttgcaaaaaaaatgaaaaaaataaaaaaaaaatctgtgtTTTACCCTTCCAAAAGTCGTTTACAACATCACTGCGAGTACATATGTATAATGATgcgatttttttaaaaataaatagaaaaaaaaaacaaaaaaatgtacCTCGTGtattgatgaactcaagaggatGTGCAAAAAGGAGTATCAAAATTGCCAAtaccaatgatgaaaataaatagaaggagagagtctatttatagacaagtaaTGGTGGTGAGGGAGTCCTTTTTccaaagtaattataattactttttgggtagGACTCTAGTagaatgatacaaatttattctctccaaatcctaattggatgtgaaattgtgaaaatttgggctatccatattctaaaaggagtgtgtcctTTCGAAATTCTAATTGGATTTGGAAGACAGAATAAAGGGTAGACATTtgcacaaaaaaaatgaaaataaaaataaaaatggctcaaataataataataatatatatatactccaaTTGGAGTCTCATCATTTACTCCAACTATGTCACTCCAATCGGAGGAAcgtattaatttaatatgttcATGGTGCATATTAAATTGCACGACATACTATTATCGTTTAAttaatacttcaagcctagtcttTGTATAAAATACTTCGACAAAATTTGaagtagggggcatttgtaaatattagaattatattggatttaaatccgtaaattaatttagactatattaaattcaagaagatagtccaaatgatgtggcaatccaagtcaaattaaatgtgccactaaaatcacaccacgtgtcaaatttatgtggtaatccaagtcaaattaaataagccactaaaatcatgccacgtgtcgaagttatgtggcaatctaagtcaaattaaataagccactaaaatcatgccacgtgtcgaagttatgtggcaatctaagtcaaattaaataagccactaaaatcatgccacgtgtcgaagttatgtggcaaactaagtcaaattaaatgaaccactagaataatgccacatgtcgaagttatgtggcaaactaagtcaaattaaatgagccactagaataatgccacatgtatatgtgacatgttttgaccaatcaaattaaagctcttcaccaaataaatctgattggtcagttcaaacaaaccaatcaaatcgcaccctcataccacttcctacaactataaataggggtcctcgtTATTCTTAGAAAGGGGGTTTCTCaggaacaagaagcaagaagagagctcgtggatcaaagaccgcaaattctctacaaagctacaaagttcaagtaatcaaattcaagttcaagttcaagatcaagaatgaagaagaatatcaagaagatcaagatcaagttacttgttcgtATTTACTGTTCgccataaccatacaagtgttcgtaacgaataattcaaatccaaatttgaagacgaagattcaagttcaacgtgtttcatattatttgaagaatcggaggattatcatagagattgtaatccgcactacattttgaaatcaaatattacactttgttactccaattttccgatcttgattatttatttttctcggcttgaaaatttattgtttacagTATCAAATCAAAtgatgtcacataaattaagatGGAAGAAATACAATTTAGTAGATAATTTGAAAGTGCGGCTTCTCGTGATTATGGGATATAGGTGGATGTAACATAGCTAGATGTTATTGGGACATGAGTATATGTAGGAAAAAGATCCGTATATATAATCTTGAAACTATTATATTTGGAATTCATAGTTTCATATAAATATAATCACGAATTTAATGTTAAGAACTTTAAAGATTGAAtttgtaaaatttaaattttgaatgttCATCTCATTGACGCAGCACTATAAGACCAGAAAGGGCATCATCCGCCCCACCCCCACAGATATATTGAGTACATTTGCCGTGATTGACAGAAGCAAGGATACTCAAAATGAAGTAAAGACACTGTTGTTTTGAATATCAACCTTGACTTTATATCTTGTGATTGCATTTTTCTTGCTTCGCATATCAAGAAACCAACTGACATTTGACATTAGACATtcctttttaaaattgatttgcTTCCACTAGTATAAAATGACACCAACCCCATCATTAAATGATCCTTCATTCCTTTATACTTCTAACAACAAAACACAACACAACACAAAACAACATACTATACCACAAATGACAACTTATAAGCTACTACTCTTTATGTTCTTTTCCTTCTCTTTCTTCCTTCACCAATCCTATTCCAATGAAGAAGACATAAGTGATGATATTAACTGGTGGTGTATCACCACTCCTCATCCTGAACTATGTAAGTATTTCATGGCCGACACCACACTCCAGCGTACTTACAAGCCCAAATGTAAAGCCGAGTTTCGAACCATGACTGCACAAGTGGCCCTTGAACAAGCTCTCCTAGTACAAAACCATTCCAAAAATATGGGCCAACACTTTTGGGGAAAACGGAAGAAACTAGTCTGGATGGATTGTGACAAGCTTATCGACGACACAATCCATCAATTAAACCGTACTCTTCATGGCATCGGATCTAACTCAACTCCTTGTACCGATTTCGATGCTCAAACTTGGCTTAGTGCCTCGTTAACAAATATCGAGACATGTCTATCGGGCTCAAATCAGCTCAACGTTTCAAATGTCCTACACCCGACTTTATCGACTAATGTCTCACAACTTATTAGCAATTCTCTGGCTGTAAATGGAGAACTTGTGGATTCCCAAAATTCAACAGAAATTGGTGGCTTTCCAAGTTGGGTTACGACTAGGGAAAGGAAATTGTTACAATCTTCAACGAGGAGCTTAGCTTCCAAGGCAATCTACGTAGTGGCACAAGATAGGTCGGGAAATTTCCGATCCATTCAGACTGCAATCAATGCGGCCGCCAAAAAGATTTCAGATCAGAGGACaatcatatatattaaaaaaggTGTTTATAGAGAAAATGTGGCGATAGGACCTTCAATGAGTAAGATAATGCTAGTTGGTGCTGGTTTAAGGTACACAATAATTACTGGTAGTCGAAGTGCAGCAGGAGGTTTCACAACTTACAGTACAGCAACTGTTGGTAAGTTCCCATCTCTGACCCTAATTCATCCATATTGTACTAGTTTAACGAAAAAATCATGAATTCACATGCACCACTATTTTTAGAGTACACATGTCCACGTTAATATCAGGTCATTTAAAATGTAACTCTCCATAGGTAAAGTTAATAATCAAGAAAATACGACCTAGCTATAATATGTCGCCTTGGGTCAATCTGACCCGGCCCTTGCCGCAGGCTCGtccttcctctttttttttttgatgcagACTGTTCTTTTATTAATATTGATTTGGTGATCAAGTAGAGAAGGCCATACTAATAGGTTAAACTACAATATTACTtccgtctcaatttatatgatactATTCATATTTCGAgaattaaatttcttaattttgatgGTGAATTCTGACATAAAATctttaagtttttaaaaattaaatatttaaatatttaaaacatacATAAGAAATACTAtaagtcacaataattaataattcaaGGTATTAAAAATACATATGAAACAATAGAGGTAAAAGAAAAATCCGTTTTACTCGGAAATCTGAAATATGCCATTACAATTGGGATGGAGGAAGTGctagtaattttttaaaaaatctttaccttctttttgtttttactttttggGTGAATTCTTTAAAAGATTTCAGCATGGATACTAATCAAGAGTTGAGTAGTATAATGCAAGGACCTTATTAAAGAAGTCGCAAGTAATTAGGCAAGCTCTAATTTACTTGAAGTACTTGAAGTAAAGCTAAAGATATGCTACTTTAATTTGGCATGCCACTTTGCTGCAATATTAGCATGCTTTCATGTGCTACTATTCTTAGGCTTCTTCCATAAGGCAATTATTTCCAAGTTATTGAAATATAATCTTAGATCAGATAGTTTGATTGAAATAGGTACTTATCATTCTACTTTGatatttttcaaacaaaaaaaaccgTATTTACTCACTGATTTCATAAGAGATATTTGTTTCTTTAAAGCAACAATTATTATGAATAGCTAGTGTCGTCAATTTTTTCCAATTAACTACAAAAAGGGAAAATTCCTTAATTTGTCGATAATTTCAGAGATACCTTTGGCAAATATCGAAGAGGGGAAAAGACATTTGGTACATTGCAGTACATCTTTAGTTTACGAC
This Solanum dulcamara chromosome 8, daSolDulc1.2, whole genome shotgun sequence DNA region includes the following protein-coding sequences:
- the LOC129899621 gene encoding probable pectinesterase/pectinesterase inhibitor 33, yielding MTTYKLLLFMFFSFSFFLHQSYSNEEDISDDINWWCITTPHPELCKYFMADTTLQRTYKPKCKAEFRTMTAQVALEQALLVQNHSKNMGQHFWGKRKKLVWMDCDKLIDDTIHQLNRTLHGIGSNSTPCTDFDAQTWLSASLTNIETCLSGSNQLNVSNVLHPTLSTNVSQLISNSLAVNGELVDSQNSTEIGGFPSWVTTRERKLLQSSTRSLASKAIYVVAQDRSGNFRSIQTAINAAAKKISDQRTIIYIKKGVYRENVAIGPSMSKIMLVGAGLRYTIITGSRSAAGGFTTYSTATVGVDGSGFIARGITFRNTAGPKNGQAVALRSASDLSVFYACGFEGYQDTIFVQSQRQFYKTCQIYGTIDFIFGNAAAVFQNCVIYVRRPLVGQVNVITAQGRGDPFQNTGISIHNSRITAAPDLAPVVRAFKTYLGRPWQEYSRTVILRSYIDSLVNPSGWLPWLNSDFAFKTLYYGEYGNFGPGASTRYRVKWPGYHVITDAKEASKFTVANLVGGRSWLPSTGVPFTSGL